The following nucleotide sequence is from Carassius gibelio isolate Cgi1373 ecotype wild population from Czech Republic chromosome A24, carGib1.2-hapl.c, whole genome shotgun sequence.
agctgtggtgcgtaactttgtttgtgttcaaaatgtagaaaaatgtatataataagcgagtacaccatgaatccatttccaaaccgtgtttttagcttgtcctgaatcactagggtgcacctataataagtgtttatattcggactattttagattgcttcgggggtaccgcggcggagtaacccagtacctttgtgattcttcatagacataaacagagagaagtagttccggctacaatgttcttccgcaagacgcaagcagttctgtttattaaccgatagagcgtcaaaagttccctaccgcagatTTAAAAGCATATACGTGGTAGAATGAAATTACTGTGATTTAAATGTCTCATTATATGCGCAAGGGTGCTAAAATGAGAGTTTCTGGAAGCTGCGCAAGGGTGCTAAAATGAGAGTTTCTGGAAGCTGAGGAtttcaaatgtcattttattgtgatattattatatatgtttaatttattgatttCGCCTTGTGTTATTCTCTTTCTGATTGTTATAGTGAGGAGGCCCCTTCCCCTGAGTCCCGGCCCATTGTGATAAGCAAGCATTTTGATGCTCATCTCATTGAGATTGTTCAGCAGTACCGGCAACGGACTGAACAGTGTAAAGAAAAGGTCATTGACCCCTACGCATCCTCTCCAGAGTTCAGTCCTCCTGTCAGTGAGTACAAATCAATCCAATTAATGATTAAGGACAGCtgaaataataatagtagtagccGCACGACATGACGAGACAGTCTCAAGTAAGAGGTGACTTAaaaagtgttttgtgtttgttccaGCACCCGTCTTCAGAAAAGAAGACTACTTGAAGTTGGTGGAGGAGAGGAAGCGAAAAGAAGAGGAGGACAGGAAAagaaaagaggaggaggagaggaaaaagaaagaagaggcagagagaaaaaagaaagaggaggaggagaagaagaagaaagaagaagaggagaagaaaaaagacaAGCCTGAGGAAAAAAGGGAGGAGAAAAAAGATCACAAGGCAGCCAAAGAGTTGTCCATCTGCCCAGAAATGAAATGCACCTGTGTAGATTTTCTGCTGAAGCCCTTCGAGAACAGAGTGGACAAAAGTCTGGGCATCTCCATCGATCCTTTCACAGGTTACATGCTAATATGAATTAACATCTGAATATGCAGGCATAAAATTACCACTTTTCTacgttttcttcttctcttttcttGTGCTTTTCACCAGACCGCAAGTACATTGCTTGGCTAAGCTTGGTGACCATTGCCTTCAACTATAACCTGTGGTTTATACCAGTCCGAATGGCCTTCCCATATCACGACCCAGCGGTCGTTCCATTGTGGTTCACCTTGGACATCATTGCTGACATCGTCTATGTCATCGACATAATTGTTTTCCAGCCACGACTGCAGTTCTGTAAAGGGGGAGACATCattgtaagaagaaaaaaaaagaacaaagttgATTGATAGTTTAATTTAGTTATATTACTAAATACTATTAATAAGTACTTCTAATTTTCATCTATTTCTTTCAGTATGACAGAGTTGTGATTAAACAGAAATATCGAGGATCATCAAAGTTTCAGGTACTGTGGATATTTCAGCTGACTTTCAATAtccaaaaagcattttttttctcctaatcGAAAGCCATGGAATATTTCCTGTGCTTTCAGAATGATATCCTATCTGTTCTGCCTTCGGACCTGTTATATTTCCTGTTTGGATTCAAGTCCGTTTTCAGGATCAATCGTTTGATGAAGGTAATGAACACTGCAGTTTCACGTTTGGCAGGGGTCGTGATTGGCTATGAGATGCATAATCAATCATGATCTGATTTTATTTTCCCTAACCTTGTCTTGTTTATGTTTGCTCCTGTCTGAAGTCTGAAGCGTTTTTTGAGTTCAGTGACCGTCTTGAAGGAATCATGACCAAAGCGTACATCTGGAGGTATGTAACAAAATCTTATGAATTGACCTGGCTAACGTGGTTCTATCAGGGATGAGCAAAATTTATGAATTGACAACCTTTCAATTCATCAGTTGGAATTTGAATGTTGTTTGGCTTCATTTTGAAGACTTTGGGCAAATTTCTTTTGAActtgaaattttttttacttgatagcTTTGTAATACTGCATGCTTTAATTCAAATTCAGCATCCTGTTTGCTACCTCAATGAAATCAAGAATTCAAGATTTCAAAGACAAGATTAAAAGTTTGATGGTCTCTATTTGGGAGCGGACCTTTGTTATAAATCATCGTAACCAtaaatctctctcttttatttttttaaagagtaattCGTACTATTGGTTACCTGATGTTTATTCTTCATCTCAACGCATGTCTTTACTACGTGGCATCTGAGTACCAGGGGATCGGCAAAACCAAATGGGTCTACAGCGGACAAGGCAGTGCGTATGTAATTCCATCTACACTTCAGATTCATTTAGATTTGATTATTTTTGTAAAGATGAAGTATACCATTTCCGCACAATTGGCCAAGTTGATAtgtcatataatttttttcccattcACAATTCaagtttttaacaaaaaaagctaaattagtTTGCAGTAATTGAAGgttgtgggatttttttttttttttcacattctcaTAGCTACCTGAGGTGTTTCTTCTATGCAGAGAAATCCCTCCTGATGATCGCAGAACTTCCTTTCCCCGAGACCATGTTCGGTCAGATCTTTCAGATGACCAACTATTTTTTTGGTGCCCTATTTTTGTCCATCATTCTTGGCCAGGTAGACGTTTTGTCACCAAAGTTTTTGTCTCTAAAGCTTATGCTCCTGAAGCGCTTGGTGTTTTTTtggctcagttttttttttttttttttcacttgggtTTCTTGCTTGGCCTTGGCTTTGCTCAGTGGTTCGATGTCTGCAGTTTTGATGCTATAATATGCTTGAATCTTTAATAAGGACTCGTACTGTATATGACtgcaagatttttttatattttacatgctAAATTTtactgtctctttctctttcccagGTATTTGCGCAGTTACTATTTTGCCGTGCGGACTCTGATCAACATTGGTGGTCTCCCTGAGCCTCACACAGTTTTTGAAATCACCTTTCAGTTAGCAAACTTTTTTGTTGGTGTCTTTGTCTTCTCAAGTTTGATTGGACAGGTACACGATCTGATGATGTAAACATCATGAGCTCCACCCCTAATCCCAGGCAGCCAATCGTATCATAGTCCGCATCCAGTTCTGTCAGGAACCATGCAGATTTATTGTTATGGCGCTCCTATTGTTTAAGTATATAGGATGTGCCACTGCCTTACCAGATGTTACAGATGATATtgagataattaattattatttttattttcatttatttagcctgtattggaaatattattatgtaggctcatttattctatttttacatttaaattaccttTACTGTCATCTAACGCTTGCTTATAGTTATAGTATCTTTAATTTAgtgttgtttttagtttttaatttattcataaaagtAGTATTGTAATATCATCCATTTGTCAGTTATCAACCAtagcataaaataattattggttTATCAGTATTGGACATAATTTTGATAttggtgcaaaaaaacaaacagcagtAACACTAGTAAATTTACAacaatgttaaatgtaatctttaataaatcccaaaataaatatacatttttcttgcTGTACATTAAACTGATTTATTTgagttttcagtgttttattttgaatttatttagacaaagtaGTATATGATTTTTCAGTTATTGGCCACAACATGAAAATTATTATCGATTTAGCAATATTGGCCTTAATTTTAATAAtggtgcaataataataataataattctaataataataataataaaaaaaaatattacaaatgctAAATGGAATCTTTAatgaatatcaaaataaatatacattttcttgctgtacaatataatattgtgatgcctaaattcacttgtatcATTTAAGTTGTTATT
It contains:
- the LOC127946401 gene encoding cyclic nucleotide-gated cation channel beta-3-like — translated: MFSKLKKILWGPSVGPTPASASRSAPAPTPAPAPAKEEKPADKENEGKKDDEAPASAPVSAPAPEPAAPATKPEPAAPSAAQEPAPKPEEKPADPANGQPPTEGEEAPSPESRPIVISKHFDAHLIEIVQQYRQRTEQCKEKVIDPYASSPEFSPPVTPVFRKEDYLKLVEERKRKEEEDRKRKEEEERKKKEEAERKKKEEEEKKKKEEEEKKKDKPEEKREEKKDHKAAKELSICPEMKCTCVDFLLKPFENRVDKSLGISIDPFTDRKYIAWLSLVTIAFNYNLWFIPVRMAFPYHDPAVVPLWFTLDIIADIVYVIDIIVFQPRLQFCKGGDIIYDRVVIKQKYRGSSKFQNDILSVLPSDLLYFLFGFKSVFRINRLMKSEAFFEFSDRLEGIMTKAYIWRVIRTIGYLMFILHLNACLYYVASEYQGIGKTKWVYSGQGSAYLRSYYFAVRTLINIGGLPEPHTVFEITFQLANFFVGVFVFSSLIGQMRDVIGAATASQTYFRASMDLCVEYMVSNHIPKLVQTRVRTWYNYTWDSQGMLDESELLEQMPLVMRTAIAVDINLATFQKIDLFKGCDNQMLVDMLLRLKSIVYLPGDFVCKKGDIGKEMYIIKAGAVQVIGGPDNKIVFVTLKAGCVFGEISLLQSSANGGNRRTANVAAHGFANLFVLDKKDLNDILIHYPESQKVLARKGRKLMKAKGKTAPVKDEGEKKKGLAMFGQKPPTPKMLRAFGGFGKGGLLDKLRAQAAEKNN